GATAAAGGAATTCCTAAAACAGCTAAAGACCGTTTGGATGTATTCCACGACATTATGGCTAAATGTAAAGAATATGGCATTGATCCATCCCGTATGCACATCGATCCATTGATTGAAATGCTGTGTACCTCTGAAGATGGCATTAATATGGTTACTGAAGTTATCCGTGAAATTAAAAAAGCCTACCCGACTATTCATGTCACCGGTGCGGTTTCAAATATTTCCTTCAACCTGCCAGCTCGTCGAATTGCCAACCAGGCTTTTGCCGTGCTAGCAATGAACGCTGGCATGGACTCCTTCATCCTGGATCCACTAAACAAGGACATGATGGGAATGCTTTTTGCCACTGAAGCCATGATGGGTGAAGATGAGTACTGTATGGAATATATTGGCGCTTTCCGCGAAGGTATTTTTGTAAAATAATAACTTTCACCGTCCCGACCAATGACCAGGGTTCAGACCCTTGAATCTCGCAGGCTGCTGCGGCCTTGTACACTTGCGATTTTAACAGCAATTCAGAATTGAAAGCAGCATCAGCTTAAATTATATGTTCTAATAGAAGTTTGTTAAGAAAAGTCTTTGCACACACAAAGATAAAAAATAAAATTAAATTCTAAGGAGAAAGAATATGTCAACAATTGCAGAAGTAAAAACACTGGTAGAAACTGGAAAATCTAAAAAAGTAGGAGCTGCTGTACAGGCTGCTTTGGACGCAGGCGTAGCTGCCCAGGAAATCCTGGATGGCATGATTGAATCCATGGGCGTTGTCGGAGAAAAATTCTCAGCTGGTGAAATTTTCGTTCCAGAAATGCTGATTGCTGCTAAAGCAATGTCAAAAGGCGTAGATATTTTAAAACCGGTTATGGCTGGTGAAAATTCTACTTCTTTAGGAACCTGTATTATGGGAACAGTTGCCGGAGACCTGCATGATATCGGTAAAAACCTGGTTGTTATGATGCTTGAAAGCTCAGGATTTGATATGGTAGATTTGGGTGTTGATGTTCCAGCTGAAAAATTCGTTGAAGCGGTTAAAGAAAACGATAATGTAGTTTTAGTTGCCTGCTCAGGTCTGTTGACTACTACAATGCCAGCTTTAAAAGAAGCAGTTCAGACTGTAAAAGCTGCTTATCCTGATATGAAAGTAATCGTTGGTGGCGCTCCTGTAACACCAGAATATGCTGCAGAAATTGGCGCAGATGGATACGCTCCAGATGCTGGTAGCTCTGCTGCTAAAGCTAAAGAACTGATTGGTGCATAAAAAAACAGCTACACTTTAAGGAAAGATCGTCGGCATATCTGATGTTTTTTAAAGGTATGCCATCTTTTATTACTAAAACATAAGGAGAACAAAATGTTAACAAAAAGAGAAAATATGATGGAAACGCTTAAAGGTGGGAATCCTGATCGTTTCGTTAAACAATATGAAGCATTTGAGATTATTATGGCAGCACCAATGGCAGGTCCTATGCCAATGCCTGGTGAGACTGTTAAAAATGCCTGGGGCATCACTTTTAGCTGGCCCGAAGGCCAATTAGGTTCCTTCCCCGTACACGATGATGAGCATCGCGTGTTAAAAGATATCACAAAATGGAAAGAAGTTGTTATCGCGCCTCCAATTGAAACTTCAGATGAAGCTTGGGCAGCTGCTGTAGCTCATGCAGAATCAATTGATCGAAAAGACAAATTTGTTACTGCTTTTATAGCACCAGGTTTATTTGAAATGACTCATCATCTGATGGGTGTTGAAGATGCTTTAATGTCTTTTTATGAAGAACCAGAAGCAATGGAAGAATTAATTGAATACTTAACAGATTATGAACTCCGCTATGCTGAAGAATACCTGAAACATATAAAGGTGGACGCAATTCTTCATCACGATGATTGGGGTAGCCAGATATCTACTTTTATGTCACCAGCCATGTTTGAAGACTTCCTACTGCCGTCGTATAAAAAGATTTACAAATTCTGGAAAGATAACGGTGTCGAAGTCATTATGCATCATAGTGATTCTTATGCTGCTACCCTTATTCCTTATATGATCGAAATGGGTATTGATGTATGGCAGGGCGTTATGAACACAAATGACATTCCTGCTGTTATTGAAAAACACGGAAAAGACATCACATTCATGGGCGGGCTGCACAGTGGTCTGGTAGATTTCCCAACATGGACACCTGAATTGATTGCAAAACAAGTTGAAGAATCATGTAAAGCAAACGGATATAAATATTTCATTCCTTGCCAGACATCAGGACTGCCAATCGAATCATTCCCTGGCGTTAACGCTGCAATTGATGAGGCAATCGACAAAATGAGCCAGGAGCTCATTAAATAGTAACCTGTTCAGCTTCCGTAAAATGGAACTGTAAGGATAACCCCCTTTTAAATCAGTATAATTCTTTTGAATTATACTGATTTTTTTTATATGAGGGTATTGCTATTATCTTTATATAAGCTATCAAACCTTACCTTGCACTTTTATTGTATCATTAAATTAAATTTAATTAAAGACTGTTGTATAGCCCTGTTTTATGCTAAAGTAATCATTATACTTTTGATTAACTGCAGTGCAAACCAAAGTAAGTTTCTAAAACAATTCTCATGCTTATGGACAGGCATTTTAAACAAAAGTTACAACACTGAAAGTGAATATAATATGAAAAACAATCAAAGTCAATTAAGCTTAGAAGTCGAACAATTTAATACAACTACAAACCTGGCTAAAGAACAGCTTTTACAAGCACGAAAACAGAATGAAGAAAATATGGCTGCTATTAAAGAGGCGCAACAGGAAGTCCGAGAAAACACCGCCCATAATATTGGGAATCTGTGGAACTCTGACAGTTATGAGGCCCTGATTGAACTCAGCCAGACGATCAATCCCATCAACCAAAAGCTTGCCGATTTTGAAGCCGGCGAAAAGAATATCAAACGACTGGAAAAAATTATTCAAAATCCATATTTTGCCAGAATCGACTTTCGCTTCAGCGATCAGGATACAGCTAATTCTTTTTACATCGGCCAATCCTCCTTAAAAGATGAAGACACCTATAAAATGTATATCTTTGACTGGAGATCTCCCATCGCCAGTGTCTTCTACCGTTTCTCAACCGGTCCAGCTCATTACGAAGCACCTATTGGCACAATCGAAGGCGTGCTTTCCCTAAAACGCCAATACGAAATAAAAGACGGAGAATTTGAGTATTACTTCGATTCAGATGTACAGGTTCTTGATGAATTCCTGAGAAACCTCTTGGCACAAAATACCGCGGCTAAAATGAAAACCATCATTCGCTCCATACAAAAAGAACAGGATGTGGCTATTCGTGATTTAAACAGCCAGGTCTTGATTATTCAAGGGGTAGCCGGCAGCGGCAAAACTTCTATTGCTCTGCACCGGGCAGCCTATTTGATGTATCAGGGCCTTACCCACAAACTTCATGCCCGAAATATTTTAATTATTTCTCCAAACAAGGTTTTCGAGCACTATATTTCCAGTGTTATTCCCGATTTGGATGAGGAAAATGTGGTCACCTCCGTTTTTGATGAAATTCTTTCGCTTATTTTGGATGAAAAAACCATCGAGCCCAAATTCGCATATCTGGAAAACCTTCTGGCCGATCATCAGCATCGGGATTTAATGCGAACAAGCCTAAGTTTTAAAAGCTCACATATTTTTATGGAAATTCTCGATCGACTGATTCTTCAAATCCCCGAAAAATGGATGAAAATCAGAGAAATTCGTTTTAAAAAAGATTGCATCGTCTCCAAGCAGGAGGTACAGCGTCGTTTATTTGAAAATACTGATACTCCATTAAAAACCAGACTTAAGTATCTTGAAGAATTTATTGATGAGAGCATCTTTGATAGACGTAATTTTCACCCCAATGAACAGCTGATGAAAACCCTGATGTCTTTTGCGGAGTTTAATATATTAAGTATTTATCAAAACCTTTTTAAAGATAAGAAAAACTTCTATGCTTTATCGGAAGGACTGAATTTACCAGAGAATATAAATGCCATTATAGCTAGAACCCGTGACCATTTTTATGATCGTGTCATCACTTATGATGATGCCGCCCCCCTTGCCTATCTTTATCTTAAAATTAATGGCAGCAATGACTATCAGGCAATCCGTCAGGTTATCATCGATGAAGCCCAGGACTATTATCCTCTTCACTTTGAAATCATGAATCTGCTTTTTAAAAAATCAAAACTGACCATTCTGGGGGATATCAGTCAAACCATCGAAAAAGACGAAGGACTGGACTTTTATCATCAAATCGAGAAAATCTTTAACCGAAATAACACCACCCTGGCTACAATGAATAAAAGCTATCGGTGTACCACTGAGATTTTAAATTTCAGTTCAAAATTTTTAAACCAGCAAATTCAAATCGAAAGCTTTAATCGAAGTGGTGACCAGCCTCAAGTTACTCTCGCACCCAATCGTGAAACGCTTGAAAAATTACTTCTTGCAGAAATTAAACGCTGTCTGGAAAAGGACTATCATTCCATCGGACTCATTTGTAAGACTCAGAAAAATGCCCTGACTCTCTATGAAATATTAAACAGAGACCTCGATCTGCAGCTGATTAGAGACGAGATCGAAACCGAACTCAAGGGAATCTTTATCATGCCAATCTATTTATCAAAAGGTTTGGAATTTGATGCGGTTATCCTTTGTGATGCCAGCGTTCAAAACTATAACGACCCGGAAGATAAGAGCCTTTTATATATTGCCTGTACAAGAGCTCTACATCAGCTTCATATTTTTTCCGAAGGGTCTTTAAGTAACTATTTTGAAAATTAATTCCTATTCCGAAGTAATAAGCACCTACTAAAAAAGCGGTAATTCTACCGCTTTTTTAAAATTGAATCATACTTCAAATTAAAACTTAATCATTGATTTCGGGCAAAACTTTACTGATAAATATTTCCGCAACGCCTGGATCAAACTGGCTTCCTGAGCCATTTTCAATTTCCAGAACCGCTTCTGCCCGCGATAAGCCAGTCCGGTAGGATCGATCACACGTCATGGCATCATAAGCATCGGCTACCCCGATAATTCTGGCCTCCAGTGAAATCTCACTACCCTTTATTCCGCGAGGATAACCACTGCCATCCCATTTTTCGTGGTGTTCCAGAACAAAATTGGCTATTCTTTCAAATTCTTCTGTCGAACTCAGAATTCGACAACCAATCTCCGGATGCTTTTTAATCGCATCATATTCCAAATTATTAAGGCTTCCCTTTTTATTGAGAATCCATTCCTCGATCCCCATTTTACCGATATCATGCATCAGGCCCGCAACACCAAGCTGTGAAACCCGATCCTGATTCAAACCCATGGCAATTCCAATTAGGATAGACAGTTCACTGACCCGCTCAGAATGGCGCATCTCTCGATTGCTTTTTTCAAACAGCATGTTCATCACCAGATGAATTGTTTTATTCTTTACACTGCTACTTTCATAAAGTTTTTGCTGATACATATCATTTTCAGCCAGTCTGTAAACCGATAGAATTTCTTCATCAGCTGAATTCTTTGTTCCGCTGCCAAAAGAAATGGATACCTGGCAATTTTCAACATTTTTTGAACTGCTCAAGGTTCTTAACTCTTCAATGATTTCTTCTGCTTCAAAAACATCGGTATGTGGCAGTACCAGCATAAATTCATCCCCACCAAGCCGGGCAATAAAACCTTCTTCGGAACATACAGTATTAAGAATTTCTGCCGCCATTTCAAGCAACCTATCACCCATCCGATGACCAAGCGAATCATTAATCAGCTTCAGCCCATTAACATCAGCCATAATGAGCGAAATAGGAAGTGATTCCGGGATATCCAGACGCTTTATTTCCTCTTCAAAGTAATGCCGATTATATAGCCCTGTTAAATAATCGTGATATGAAATATAACGTATTGCCTGTTCATCGCTCTTTCGCTCACTGATATCTGTCGCCACCACTGCACATTCATTTTTTCGCGGTGAGTAAAAGAACAAATCAAAATATTTTTGGAGTTTTTCCGAGTAGTATTCTGCTTTTACCTGCTCGCCCAATAATGCAACATTATATATGATTTCTCGAAGTGATGGATAATCCATCTCAATATTTTTAAGAATTGATCGGCCAACCAGTTCCTTTTTCTGGTATCCAGTCACCAGTTCAAAACGGGGATTAATATCAAGGCAGATCAAATCATAACCCAGAGCAGTTTTAAACGGCCTGGTTTCCATCACTAATAATCCCTGAGTCATTTGGGTAACCAGCAATCGATGCATTTCTTCACTTTCTTTGAGCGCCATTTCTGCTTGTAACTGCTTTGTATGATCTTCCAAAATAAAATAAGCAAATTCTCTCTTATCACTAAAAGCAGAACGTCTGATTGACAGATGACGCTTTTCACGGCCGATAATCAGATCTAGATTTCCTTGGCTGCTTTGCAGCATCCTAATCAACTTTTCCTGATTAGGATATTTTTTCATCAGCACTTCGGCGCGCTGATTATGAGCTACAATTTCTGAACCGTCTTCGATCAATAATGCCATTTCTTCAATACTTGCAACTGTTTTTTTCCAACGGCTCACCGAAAGGTCTAACAGATCATTTCTTACCTCATTAAGCCCTATCAATCCAGAAATGATTATAATAATCACTGCCGCAGGATCAAAATAGGTGTCAAGACCCATTAGAATGATAAATACGCCCACCCAACTCAATTGTATCACCCAAAAGAGAAAACGATAGTTTTTAGCTTCTCTGATCGATTTGGCTGAGCGCAACTTCTTAAATAGTACAACTATCGAAAAAATAATAAAGACCAGGAAATATAAAAAAATCAGATAGAAACCAATATACTTCTGTGTTGAAGCAATGGAAAAACCATCAATCGCCACCATCTCAAGGCGTTTATAGACAAAATGATGGTAGGGATTTGTCAGATAGATAAGCCAAACGATTAGCGACACCCCTGGACAAATAAAATCCATGCCTTTAGATTTTTTCAACTCGGTAAAAGCAGATACAAATAGAATACCGTAAGCTGGAACAAAAATCGCACCCAGATAGGCCAAACTTCGAAAAGCCAAAAACCAGTTTTCATCATTGGCATTTAAAGCAAAAAAATACCCCATTGCATAGCAGGCCGCTGAAAACATCAAACCGGAAAAATAACGATACCGTTCTTCAGGATGTTCTTTATAAAGTTTGATCCCAGTCACTACATAGATAATTGCAATTGTCGGGAGCATAAAAACACAAAATTTAAGCAGTACATTTAAAAAATCCATTTTCTTCCTTTTTTGAAAAAATAGTATGAAATTTATTATAGCACATCCAATCACAATCAACCAGTCAATCTGTTCTTAATTAATATCTATTATATGAAAATGAATACTTTCCATTTCTTTACAAACTCCTAACCTTCACTTAACACAAGCACCTTTGAGCTTGGCTGTTTTTAGGGTATAATTTGTTTCGTATATTTATGAATAAAAGAGGACTAACAATGACAACAAAAACACTTTCACAAAAAAAGCCATCATTAAAAAAACTTAAAAAACCAGGTCTGATAATGGAAATCTCTTTTTTCAATATCCTGATTTTATTGATTTCCCTGTCCCTAATCGGGTTAATTTCCTTTTATATATGTTCTGAAGCAATCATCTCCTTTACAAACGAAGATCTGCAGAAATTTGCTGATGAGAGCGCAGCCCACGTCAGTGAAAAAATAGACGGTAACCTGTCAGCTTTGGAAACGCTGGCGACTCAGTCGGAAATGATTTCAATGGATTGGACTCAACAGCAGCCAATTCTTTCCGAGCAAACGCTCAAACTTAACTATACCGATATGGCCGTAATGGATTTAAATGGTCTGGCCACTTATGCTTCGTCCGGTGAGAGTTTTTCTTCCAATCTGGAGTCCTATTATCAAAGTGCTTTTTCAGGAATCAGCAATATGTCTGATGTTAGCTCCGATTACAGCGATCAGCTGGCTGTTTTTGAAGTCGTTCCGATTAAAGAAAAAGGGACTGTTGTCGGACTTTTAATTGGCCAACGTGATCCTTTTTTCCTGATAGACCTCATTGAAAATTTAAACGACGGCGGCCGTCAGTACGGCTTTATTCTAACGCAATCCGGTCAGTTTATCGCCCATCCCAGCAAAGAATATATCAATGACCAAGTGTCTGTTATGGACGATGACGCCTGGACCAGTTTTTCACAAAACTGGTCCACCCTGGAAGCTGGTGAGGAGGGCCTTATCACTTACACTCAGCATGACCGCGTCCGCTATGCTGCTGTCAGTCCGATTATGAATACCAGTTGGATGCTGGTAGTTGCCAAATATGAAGATTATATCCTTGCACCCATATTTAAGCTTCGCAACATTACAATCATTGCCGCAGTCGGAATTATTTTGTTTTCTTCCCTACTATCAGCTCTTATCGGTCGTCGAATGACTAAACCGATCCTGCAAGTGAAAGAAGCGGCCGATGCGCTAGCGACAGGGGATGTCAATATTACCCTTAAAACCAAAAGAAAAGATGAAATCCGCGACCTGGTTGAATCGTTCCAGAAAATGGTTGATAGCCGAAAAGAACAAAATCTTATTTTAACCCGCCTTTCAGTGGGAGATTTATCGAGCAAAATTGTCCCTTTATCTGAAAAAGACATCGTTTCCTACGCTATGATAGATTTGACCAATACCATTTATAAACTGCTGGCTGAACTTAATGAAATGCACCAGGCTGCCGCTTCTGGCAAGCTTAGTTATCGCGGTAACGGAGAAACTTTTTCCGGGGAATTTAAGAGCTGTATAACCGGCATGAACGAAATTATTGATCTGCTGGTCAATCCACTTTACGAAAACGCCCAGATGATCAAAAAAATCGGTCAGGGCGAAATCCCTCCCAAAATGACGGTAACCTATCAGGGTGACTTTGAGCAGATGAAAGAAAATATCAATAACTGTATCGACGGTCTGGCCGCTCTAAAAGAAGGAGATCGGATTCTGAATCAGATGAGTGTAAATCAGTTCACTGATCATCTTTCAGAAAACTACAATGGCATCTTCGGATCCATCGCCACCTCAATCAATCAGGTTCAGGATAAACTGCTGCAGGTGGTTGAAATTTCCGGTTATCTGTCAAAAGGACAGATCAGGGATATCCCTCTGCTTGATGACCTTAGAGAAACCGGTTCTTTGTCAGATTCAGACCATCTCAATCCCAACCTGATCGCCATGATAGAAACTATCGATAATCTTTCCTGCGAAATCCATGCACTGACTCAGAATGCTAAAAATGGCCAACTAGCCTATCGGGGAAAAGTCGACCATTTTGAAGGTGAATACGCGCAAATTATCTCTGGTATCAATGAAACCATGGATGCCATCGTAACCCCAATAGAAGCCGCTTCTGTGACACTCCACCAGTTGGCTAAAGGTAATCTCAACGTCCAGATGGAGGGGGACTTTCCCGGAGATTATTCGATTATTAAACGCGATCTCAACCGCACAATCAGCCAGCTTAGAAGCTATATTATTAACATATCCACCTTGCTTAATGATATCG
This genomic interval from Eubacteriaceae bacterium ES3 contains the following:
- a CDS encoding methyltetrahydrofolate cobalamin methyltransferase, which gives rise to MIIIGEKINGAIPSTAKAIAAKDAEFIKNLAIKQAEAGADYIDVCASVDDDIEMETMKWLIDIVQEAVDTPIAVDSPNVFTCIESMKLCKKPGLFNSVSMEGDKIDAAFKALADTEWECVALLNSDKGIPKTAKDRLDVFHDIMAKCKEYGIDPSRMHIDPLIEMLCTSEDGINMVTEVIREIKKAYPTIHVTGAVSNISFNLPARRIANQAFAVLAMNAGMDSFILDPLNKDMMGMLFATEAMMGEDEYCMEYIGAFREGIFVK
- a CDS encoding corrinoid protein — protein: MSTIAEVKTLVETGKSKKVGAAVQAALDAGVAAQEILDGMIESMGVVGEKFSAGEIFVPEMLIAAKAMSKGVDILKPVMAGENSTSLGTCIMGTVAGDLHDIGKNLVVMMLESSGFDMVDLGVDVPAEKFVEAVKENDNVVLVACSGLLTTTMPALKEAVQTVKAAYPDMKVIVGGAPVTPEYAAEIGADGYAPDAGSSAAKAKELIGA
- a CDS encoding uroporphyrinogen decarboxylase family protein codes for the protein MLTKRENMMETLKGGNPDRFVKQYEAFEIIMAAPMAGPMPMPGETVKNAWGITFSWPEGQLGSFPVHDDEHRVLKDITKWKEVVIAPPIETSDEAWAAAVAHAESIDRKDKFVTAFIAPGLFEMTHHLMGVEDALMSFYEEPEAMEELIEYLTDYELRYAEEYLKHIKVDAILHHDDWGSQISTFMSPAMFEDFLLPSYKKIYKFWKDNGVEVIMHHSDSYAATLIPYMIEMGIDVWQGVMNTNDIPAVIEKHGKDITFMGGLHSGLVDFPTWTPELIAKQVEESCKANGYKYFIPCQTSGLPIESFPGVNAAIDEAIDKMSQELIK
- a CDS encoding AAA family ATPase, which gives rise to MKNNQSQLSLEVEQFNTTTNLAKEQLLQARKQNEENMAAIKEAQQEVRENTAHNIGNLWNSDSYEALIELSQTINPINQKLADFEAGEKNIKRLEKIIQNPYFARIDFRFSDQDTANSFYIGQSSLKDEDTYKMYIFDWRSPIASVFYRFSTGPAHYEAPIGTIEGVLSLKRQYEIKDGEFEYYFDSDVQVLDEFLRNLLAQNTAAKMKTIIRSIQKEQDVAIRDLNSQVLIIQGVAGSGKTSIALHRAAYLMYQGLTHKLHARNILIISPNKVFEHYISSVIPDLDEENVVTSVFDEILSLILDEKTIEPKFAYLENLLADHQHRDLMRTSLSFKSSHIFMEILDRLILQIPEKWMKIREIRFKKDCIVSKQEVQRRLFENTDTPLKTRLKYLEEFIDESIFDRRNFHPNEQLMKTLMSFAEFNILSIYQNLFKDKKNFYALSEGLNLPENINAIIARTRDHFYDRVITYDDAAPLAYLYLKINGSNDYQAIRQVIIDEAQDYYPLHFEIMNLLFKKSKLTILGDISQTIEKDEGLDFYHQIEKIFNRNNTTLATMNKSYRCTTEILNFSSKFLNQQIQIESFNRSGDQPQVTLAPNRETLEKLLLAEIKRCLEKDYHSIGLICKTQKNALTLYEILNRDLDLQLIRDEIETELKGIFIMPIYLSKGLEFDAVILCDASVQNYNDPEDKSLLYIACTRALHQLHIFSEGSLSNYFEN
- a CDS encoding diguanylate cyclase; this translates as MDFLNVLLKFCVFMLPTIAIIYVVTGIKLYKEHPEERYRYFSGLMFSAACYAMGYFFALNANDENWFLAFRSLAYLGAIFVPAYGILFVSAFTELKKSKGMDFICPGVSLIVWLIYLTNPYHHFVYKRLEMVAIDGFSIASTQKYIGFYLIFLYFLVFIIFSIVVLFKKLRSAKSIREAKNYRFLFWVIQLSWVGVFIILMGLDTYFDPAAVIIIIISGLIGLNEVRNDLLDLSVSRWKKTVASIEEMALLIEDGSEIVAHNQRAEVLMKKYPNQEKLIRMLQSSQGNLDLIIGREKRHLSIRRSAFSDKREFAYFILEDHTKQLQAEMALKESEEMHRLLVTQMTQGLLVMETRPFKTALGYDLICLDINPRFELVTGYQKKELVGRSILKNIEMDYPSLREIIYNVALLGEQVKAEYYSEKLQKYFDLFFYSPRKNECAVVATDISERKSDEQAIRYISYHDYLTGLYNRHYFEEEIKRLDIPESLPISLIMADVNGLKLINDSLGHRMGDRLLEMAAEILNTVCSEEGFIARLGGDEFMLVLPHTDVFEAEEIIEELRTLSSSKNVENCQVSISFGSGTKNSADEEILSVYRLAENDMYQQKLYESSSVKNKTIHLVMNMLFEKSNREMRHSERVSELSILIGIAMGLNQDRVSQLGVAGLMHDIGKMGIEEWILNKKGSLNNLEYDAIKKHPEIGCRILSSTEEFERIANFVLEHHEKWDGSGYPRGIKGSEISLEARIIGVADAYDAMTCDRSYRTGLSRAEAVLEIENGSGSQFDPGVAEIFISKVLPEIND
- a CDS encoding methyl-accepting chemotaxis protein produces the protein MTTKTLSQKKPSLKKLKKPGLIMEISFFNILILLISLSLIGLISFYICSEAIISFTNEDLQKFADESAAHVSEKIDGNLSALETLATQSEMISMDWTQQQPILSEQTLKLNYTDMAVMDLNGLATYASSGESFSSNLESYYQSAFSGISNMSDVSSDYSDQLAVFEVVPIKEKGTVVGLLIGQRDPFFLIDLIENLNDGGRQYGFILTQSGQFIAHPSKEYINDQVSVMDDDAWTSFSQNWSTLEAGEEGLITYTQHDRVRYAAVSPIMNTSWMLVVAKYEDYILAPIFKLRNITIIAAVGIILFSSLLSALIGRRMTKPILQVKEAADALATGDVNITLKTKRKDEIRDLVESFQKMVDSRKEQNLILTRLSVGDLSSKIVPLSEKDIVSYAMIDLTNTIYKLLAELNEMHQAAASGKLSYRGNGETFSGEFKSCITGMNEIIDLLVNPLYENAQMIKKIGQGEIPPKMTVTYQGDFEQMKENINNCIDGLAALKEGDRILNQMSVNQFTDHLSENYNGIFGSIATSINQVQDKLLQVVEISGYLSKGQIRDIPLLDDLRETGSLSDSDHLNPNLIAMIETIDNLSCEIHALTQNAKNGQLAYRGKVDHFEGEYAQIISGINETMDAIVTPIEAASVTLHQLAKGNLNVQMEGDFPGDYSIIKRDLNRTISQLRSYIINISTLLNDIGNGNLDLTVSGIDEGDFVAIKTSIEAITTSLSQILGEIDTAAGQVNQGSLQISKEAQSLSTGAHQQATAIESLSTFMAEIKQETIENAANAKQANVVITSVKEASISGDVLINKLIDSMHEINSTSQNISEIMSLINVIAFQTKILSLNAAIEAARAGEHGKGFAVVAEEVRSLANRTTKASEKIESLIAESIEKVDTGNLIVDETSQHLKNIHDHIEEASQQIDLISQASDLRAREMQNINEQIDDIKSITLSNAATSEESASASEELSSQAEFLKEMIQQFTLKA